One Cololabis saira isolate AMF1-May2022 chromosome 12, fColSai1.1, whole genome shotgun sequence DNA window includes the following coding sequences:
- the ssr4 gene encoding translocon-associated protein subunit delta, whose amino-acid sequence MIRIAAFLTLLVVSACSGESCTDPVITPSAYTTNDAVISSESVFIVELSLTCANGAQSVTLYADVNGRQFPVTRGQDVGKYQVSWSLPHKQASSGTYQVKFFDEESYSALRKAQRNNEDVNSIQPLFSVNIDHRGAWNGPWVSTEVVAALIGILLYYMAFSAKSTIQA is encoded by the exons ATGATCCGGATAGCCGCATTCCTGACTCTGCTGGTGGTTAGTGCCTGTTCTG GGGAGAGCTGCACAGACCCAGTCATCACCCCGTCGGCCTACACCACGAATGACGCCGTCATCTCCTCCGAGTCCGTGTTCATCGTGGAGCTCAGCCTCACCTGTGCCAACGGAgcacag AGTGTGACTCTCTACGCTGATGTCAATGGAAGGCAGTTCCCGGTGACCAGAGGCCAGGATGTTGGCAAATATCAG GTGTCCTGGAGTCTTCCTCACAAGCAGGCCAGCTCTGGAACATACCAGGTCAAATTCTTTGATGAGGAGTCCTACAGTGCCCTGCGCAAG GCTCAGAGAAACAATGAAGATGTAAattccatccaacctctcttcTCTGTCAATATTGACCACAGG GGAGCATGGAATGGCCCATGGGTATCAACGGAGGTGGTGGCTGCCCTAATTGGTATCTTGTTGTATTACATGGCCTTCAGTGCCAAGAGCACCATCCAAGCGTAA